A stretch of the Alnus glutinosa chromosome 6, dhAlnGlut1.1, whole genome shotgun sequence genome encodes the following:
- the LOC133871696 gene encoding stemmadenine O-acetyltransferase-like has protein sequence MEVQIISKECIKPSSPTPPNLKTYKLSLLDQAAPSTYVPTIFFYPMNQSISHDVVDILSQRSQLLKQSLSETLTRFYPLAGKIKDYLSIDCNDEGVFYLEAYANCHLVDCLNQLNLGSLQKLLPQEMNFKELTAGDHVAMIKVTSFACGGIAIGFLVSHMIADGASVGVFVKGWAATTRKASEAVCPNFDAPSIFIQNDAYSKEAVLATVSKYSFKSGRCIIRRIMFDASAIASLKAKASSSSVQNPSRVEVVTALLWKCIMTAFKATSGIQRPAFITQAVNLRRRADPQFTESSMGNILWSIGALCTAEEIDFAYMVNKLREAIRKINADFVKNLQGNAGFSKLWEIVKARSIGAISNMEFPCGVDFIEFTSWCNFGLYDIDFGWGKPMWVSLVGSNDDLEIVFRNLVILMDTRSGDGIEAWVVLEKEDMTMLAQDKELLAFASLDPSPIK, from the coding sequence ATGGAGGTCCAAATTATTTCCAAAGAGTGCATCAAACCCTCTTCTCCAACACCCCCTAACCTGAAAACCTACAAACTCTCCCTCTTGGACCAGGCCGCTCCTTCCACCTATGTTCCCACGATCTTCTTCTATCCCATGAACCAAAGCATAAGCCATGATGTTGTTGATATTCTCTCTCAAAGATCACAACTGCTAAAGCAATCCCTATCAGAAACCCTAACTCGCTTTTACCCACTTGCTGGCAAAATCAAAGATTATCTCTCCATCGATTGTAATGACGAGGGGGTTTTTTATTTAGAAGCTTATGCAAACTGTCATCTTGTTGACTGCCTCAACCAGCTTAATCTCGGATCATTGCAAAAACTTCTTCCGCAAGAGATGAATTTTAAGGAGTTAACTGCGGGAGATCATGTAGCTATGATAAAAGTGACCAGCTTTGCATGCGGCGGTATTGCCATTGGTTTCCTTGTTTCCCACATGATCGCCGATGGAGCTTCCGTCGGTGTCTTTGTCAAAGGTTGGGCAGCCACTACTCGTAAGGCCTCTGAAGCTGTATGTCCTAATTTTGATGCCCCATCAATTTTCATACAAAACGATGCATACTCTAAAGAGGCAGTTTTGGCAACTGTTTCCAAGTACTCCTTCAAATCAGGCAGGTGTATTATAAGGAGAATCATGTTTGATGCCTCAGCCATTGCATCACTTAAAGCCAAAGCAAGCAGCTCAAGCGTGCAAAACCCATCAAGAGTTGAGGTTGTGACGGCACTGCTATGGAAGTGCATCATGACTGCCTTCAAGGCCACTTCCGGTATCCAAAGACCTGCCTTTATTACCCAAGCTGTGAATTTGCGCCGAAGGGCAGATCCACAATTCACAGAATCTTCCATGGGAAATATACTTTGGTCAATAGGCGCATTATGCACAGCTGAGGAGATAGATTTTGCTTACATGGTGAACAAGCTTAGAGAAGCAATAAGGAAAATCAATGCTGATTTTGTGAAAAACCTACAAGGTAATGCAGGGTTTTCCAAACTCTGGGAGATTGTGAAAGCAAGGAGTATTGGAGCTATCTCCAATATGGAATTTCCTTGTGGAGTGGATTTCATTGAGTTTACCAGTTGGTGTAACTTTGGTCTCTATGACATTGATTTTGGGTGGGGAAAGCCAATGTGGGTAAGCTTAGTTGGTTCAAACGACGATTTGGAAATCGTGTTCCGAAATTTAGTAATTCTAATGGATACAAGATCCGGCGATGGAATAGAAGCTTGGGTAGTGTTAGAAAAAGAAGACATGACTATGTTGGCACAAGACAAGGAGCTTCTTGCTTTCGCTTCTTTGGATCCTAGTcccataaaatag